The DNA segment TCAGAGTTCCCGGAGTTGTATTTCTGTAGATTTCGATGATTTCTTCGTAAATCGGAGCAGCCTTATCGTATTTTTTTTCCTTAAGGTAGATGTGGGCAATTTCAAAGCGGGCTTCCGTATACACTGCAGTATCAATTCCGAACCTTTTGATTACTGTTTCATAATAATAAACTGCATCATCGGAGTGTCCTTTTTCATATGCAGTCTGTGCCATCTGAATTATTTCCCTGTCATCAGCTTCCGGGGCCGGTTCAACCCTGGTACTTTTGCATGAAATGACGAGAGAAGCTGATAAAAGCATGATTCCAAATAAAACTGATTTTTTCATAACACCAACTATATAATCTTTTTTTTGTAATGGAAACCTCAAAAGCCGTTGTTTTTTGAAGTTCACTTCCATACCTGACCGTAGAAACAATTTTTTTCCCGGGATGTTACATCTGTTCAGGCCTGAAGCCTATGTGAACCAGCTGCTTTCTTAAAAAAGGAATTTTTGTGATTCTTTTTCCGTGAATGCACAGTTCAGTAGAGTTTCCGCCGTCAAATTCTATTGCATAATCACAGCCCAGCTGTTTGAATATAAGCGCACATTCTAAAAAAGAAAGCCCCCTGCTGCCGGAAAATATGCCTCCGTCTACCGCAAGAATATAAAGAATCCTGCCGTTTTCAGCTGTTCCGGCGGCAATGCGTGCGTCGTCCGTGTGTATATACTGTTTTACGCATTTTCCTTCTGCCAGAATCGTAAAGAAACCTCCTGCCGCAATATCTGCCTTTTCAAGGATTTCATCTTCCTGGCTTAAGGCTATCCGGGCAGACCAGCCTTTTGTTTCTTTAAAGAAAGCCAGTGCTGAATATTTTGGTTCAGGGGGATAAAGTTTTTCTTTATTTCTTATAACGATTTCTGCCGGCTGTTTTCCAAAAGGGGTTGCGTTTAGTGCCAGAAGACAGTTGTTTTCAGAGGCAAATTTTTTTACAGAACTTTTATTGCAGTCAATTATTAT comes from the Treponema rectale genome and includes:
- a CDS encoding tetratricopeptide repeat protein, which translates into the protein MKKSVLFGIMLLSASLVISCKSTRVEPAPEADDREIIQMAQTAYEKGHSDDAVYYYETVIKRFGIDTAVYTEARFEIAHIYLKEKKYDKAAPIYEEIIEIYRNTTPGTLKGAFQKLAVNDYAKIPESYKTKTE
- a CDS encoding phosphodiester glycosidase family protein, which gives rise to MKRIIWILSLCLAISACATSNNLTVQTEAAHTENFLIFQPEWETDRDFPCMSTASFRSRKFPLKYTIVKLDLNAEDTEIIIDCNKSSVKKFASENNCLLALNATPFGKQPAEIVIRNKEKLYPPEPKYSALAFFKETKGWSARIALSQEDEILEKADIAAGGFFTILAEGKCVKQYIHTDDARIAAGTAENGRILYILAVDGGIFSGSRGLSFLECALIFKQLGCDYAIEFDGGNSTELCIHGKRITKIPFLRKQLVHIGFRPEQM